In the genome of Delphinus delphis chromosome 15, mDelDel1.2, whole genome shotgun sequence, one region contains:
- the LPIN3 gene encoding phosphatidate phosphatase LPIN3 isoform X1 codes for MNYVGQLAETVFGKGLYRGLNPATLSGGIDVLVVRQADGSFRCSPFHVRFGKLGVLCSREKVVDIEINGEPVDLHMKLGDSGEAFFIQELESDVEDMPPHLCTSPIPWGGLSGFPSDSHLGTAREPEASIAGTASTGWKKKRRRRKPRRKEDAVAADSSSEELEAGTGSELSLLEKPRPEPPGSVQPEGEASPQPKDIYPYSDGERPPQASLSTGGLTSPKSDSELELRTPEPIPLRAESHMQWAWGRLPKVGNAEWPASSVVPDGSSKTASPPQGAPSTPSASVVGVDPSGIPILQTGPGTHLLHPDTEVPALVGPPLQPPEREETKTQSSGDVGLPPPSESWSWAALEAPACTGQPEGISRRKGSLKRSQHLGPSEIYLDDLPSLDSENAALYFPQSDCGLGARKWSEAGSQKSLGDYNPEPTRDTADTVVLSLSGGLADSGDISVEKFNQHIVSYQDLAQNPGLLDDPNLVVKINEKHYNWAVAASMILSLQAFQKNLPKSTVDKLEKEKMPRKGGRWWFSWRCRDFPAKECRVRREKTAARQQQLGEKTEAPSSEDDAPDSPILLEAPSPPLSPPAHTPTYKKSLRLSSNQIRRLNLQEGANEVVFSVTTQYQGTCRCRATIYLWKWDDRVIISDIDGTITKSDVLGHILPQLGKDWTHQGITSLYHKIHLNGYKFLYCSARAIGMADLTKGYLQWVSERGCGLPEGPILLSPSSLFSALHREVIEKKPEVFKIACLSDIQQLFLPQKQPFYAAFGNRPNDVTAYRQVGLPTSRIFTVNPRGELSQEFMKNHKSTYERLGEVAELFFPPVARGPSTDLASPEYSNFCYWREPLAPVDLDTLA; via the exons ATGAACTACGTGGGGCAGCTGGCAGAGACTGTGTTTGGGAAGGGGCTGTACCGGGGCCTGAACCCGGCCACGCTGAGCGGGGGCATCGATGTGCTGGTGGTGAGGCAGGCGGACGGCTCCTTCCGGTGCTCGCCCTTCCACGTGCGCTTCGGCAAGCTGGGCGTCCTGTGCTCGCGGGAGAAGGTG GTAGACATCGAGATCAATGGGGAGCCAGTGGACTTGCACATGAAGCTGGGGGACAGCGGGGAGGCCTTCTTCATCCAGGAGCTGGAGAGCGATGTG GAAGACATGCCTCCCCACCTGTGCACATCACCCATCCCTTGGGGGGGCCTGTCTGGGTTCCCTTCGGACTCCCACCTGGGCACAGCCAGAGAGCCTGAGGCCAGCATCGCGGGCACAGCCTCCACGGGGTGGAAGAAGAAGCGTCGCAGGAGGAAACCCAGGCGGAAGGAGGACGCGGTGGCAGCCGATTCTAGTTCGGAGGAGCTGGAGGCAGGCACTGGGAGTGAGCTATCCCTGCTGGAAAAGCCGAGGCCGGAGCCCCCGGG CAGTGTCCAGCCAGAAGGAGAGGCCTCACCGCAGCCGAAAGACATCTACCCCTACTCCGATGGGGAGCGGCCCCCCCAGGCCAG CCTCTCAACGGGTGGGCTAACATCCCCCAAGAGTGACTCGGAGCTGGAGCTGCGGACCCCCGAACCCATCCCCCTGAGAGCTGAGTCCCACATGCAGTGGGCCTGGGGGAGGCTGCCTAAG GTGGGCAACGCTGAGTGGCCCGCGTCCTCAGTGGTCCCTGATGGCAGCTCCAAGACAGCCTCTCCACCTCAGGGGGCGCCCAGCACCCCCTCTGCCTCTGTGGTTGGCGTGGACCCTTCGGGAATTCCAATCCTGCaaacagggcctggcacccacCTTCTTCACCCTGACACGGAGGTGCCTGCTCTGGTGGGtccccctctccagccccctgagagagaggaaaccaagactcagagttCCGGGGATGtgggcctccctcctccctctgagtCGTGGAGCTGGGCTGCTTTGGAGGCCCCCGCTTGCACAGGGCAGCCGGAGGGGATCTCCAGGAGGAAAG GCTCCCTGAAGAGAAGCCAGCACCTGGGCCCCAGTGAAATCTACCTGGATGACTTGCCCTCCCTGGATTCTGAGAATGCAGCCCTTTACTTCCCCCAGAG CGACTGTGGGCTGGGGGCCAGGAAGTGGAGTGAAGCCGGAAGCCAGAAGTCTCTGGGGGACTACAACCCAGAGCCCACTCGGGACACAGCGGACACAGTAGTGCTGTCCCTCTCGGGGGGGCTGGCTGACAGCGGAGACATCTCTGTGG AGAAGTTCAACCAGCACATCGTCTCCTACCAGGACCTCGCCCAAAACCCCGGCCTCCTGGACGACCCGAACCTGGTGGTGAAGATCAACGAGAA GCATTATAACTGGGCTGTAGCTGCCTCCATGATCCTCTCCCTGCAAGCTTTCCAGaaaaacttgcccaag AGCACCGTGGACAAgctggagaaggaaaagatgCCCCGGAAGGGAGGGCGGTGGTGGTTTTCCTGGCGATGCAGGGACTTTCCGGCCAAGGAG TGCAGAGTCCGGAGGGAGAAAACCGCAGCGCGGCAGCAGCAGCTGGG GGAGAAGACGGAAGCCCCGAGCAGTGAGGACGATGCCCCCGACAGCCCCATCCTTCTGgaggccccctccccacccctctcgcCTCCGGCCCACACTCCTACCTACAAGAAGTCCCTCCGCCTCTCCTCCAATCAGATT CGGCGCCTGAACCTGCAAGAAGGTGCCAACGAGGTGGTCTTCAGCGTGACCACCCAGTACCAGGGCACCTGCCGCTGTAGGGCCACCATCTACCTGTGGAAATGGGACGACAGGGTGATCATCTCAGACATTGATGGTACCATCACCAA GTCGGATGTCCTGGGCCACATTCTGCCCCAGCTGGGGAAAGACTGGACACATCAGGGCATCACTAGTCTCTACCACAAAATCCACCT AAATGGGTACAAGTTCCTGTACTGCTCGGCACGGGCCATCGGCATGGCTGACCTCACCAAGGGGTACCTGCAGTGGGTGAGCGAGCGGGGCTGTGGCCTCCCTGAGGGCCCCATCCTGctgtctcccagcagcctcttcTCTGCCCTGCACAG GGAGGTGATTGAGAAGAAGCCAGAGGTGTTCAAGATTGCCTGCCTGAGTGACATCCAGCAGCTCTTTCTGCCCCAGAAACAGCCCTTCTATGCCGCCTTTGGGAACAGGCCCAAT GATGTCACTGCCTACCGGCAGGTCGGCCTGCCTACATCCCGCATCTTCACAGTCAACCCCCGAGGAGAGCTCAGCCAGGAGTTCATGAAGAATCACAAGTCCAC GTACGAACGGCTCGGTGAGGTGGCTGAACTCTTCTTCCCACCTGTGGCCCGTGGCCCCAGCACAGATTTGGCCAGCCCCGAATACAGCAACTTCTGCTACTGGCGGGAGCCACTGGCCCCTGTGGACCTCGACACCTTGGCCTGA
- the EMILIN3 gene encoding EMILIN-3 encodes MGRRRLPVWLCAVAALLSGAQAKGTPLLARPAPPGASRYSLYTTGWRPRLRPGPHKALCAYIVHRNVTCVLQEGADNYIKAEYRQCGWGPNCPGTVTYRTVLRPKYKVGYKTVTDLAWRCCPGLAGEGCPEHLTDHAAAPPQPEPEPQVPSGQVGPGPRPLPSSRAASSPHGRKGPGLFGERLERLEGDVQRLAQAYGTLSGLVASHEDPNRVTGGSNAPAAPVGFGVIPEGFVNPRDRAGGPLTPPLDEILSKVTEVSNTLRTKVQLLDEVHGLALGHEAHLQRLRESPPSPLTSLALLDEYVDRRLHRLWGNLLDGVEQKLQGVQNACDLQVQEVRQQFEEGQAASRRLHQSLDGRELALRRELSQLGTRLQGLGVAGRGSCCGQLALISTRVDSLERKLQAVTEAQRGHSPPDGNDLTRLSAAMLEGGVDGLLEGLETVNSTEGGARGCCLGMQEGGWGVRGFHTMLEERVQRLEERLLTLAGEPSHDSAPAGRSARPLVQTELAVLEQRLVSLEASCTPRTTLAILDNLVAEVKAWQSRSEALLRQVASHAALLQKLNGTVAEVQGQLAEAAGNSLQGEITLLKVNLNSVSKSLTGLSDSVSQYSDALLAANTSLDERERKVEAEVHAIQEQVSSQGSWLRAGHRQVLSLRGQLEQLKAGVASVAGRLSRCQDTAQELQLAVGHFDQRVAQVEGTCGRLGLLAAGLDSLAAESLGPREGLWDHVDQLNRTLAQHAKDIARLRDDLLDCRAQLAEQVRAGQAD; translated from the exons ATGGGTCGCCGCCGCCTGCCGGTCTGGCTGTGCGCCGTCGCGGCGCTTCTCTCGGGGGCGCAGGCCAAGGGCACCCCGCTCCTCGCGCGGCCCGCGCCGCCCGGTGCCTCCCGCTACAGCCTCTACACGACGGGATGGCGCCCGCGGCTGCGCCCGGGGCCGCACAA GGCCCTCTGTGCCTACATTGTACACAGGAATGTGACCTGTGTCCTACAGGAGGGAGCGGATAACTACATAAAGGCTGAGTACCGGCAGTGTGGATGGGGGCCCAACTGCCCCGGGACAGTCAC GTACCGCACAGTGCTCAGACCCAAATACAAGGTGGGCTACAAGACAGTGACCGACCTCGCCTGGCGTTGCTGCCCCGGCCTCGCTGGAGAAGGCTGCCCCGAGCATCTCACGGACCACGCGGCCGCCCCACCTCAGCCGGAGCCTGAGCCCCAGGTTCCCTCGGGGCAGGtgggcccaggccccaggccccttccTTCTAGCAGAGCAGCCTCCAGCCCCCACG gAAGGAAAGGCCCAGGGCTGTTTGGTGAACGGCTGGAACGCCTGGAGGGTGATGTCCAGCGCCTGGCACAAGCATATGGTACCCTCAGTGGCCTGGTGGCCAGCCACGAAGACCCCAACAGGGTGACTGGTGGCTCCAACGCTCCTGCTGCCCCTGTGGGCTTTGGGGTCATCCCCGAGGGGTTTGTGAACCCCAGAGACAGAGCTGGAGGACCACTCACTCCTCCTCTGGATGAGATCCTGAGCAAGGTGACAGAGGTGAGCAACACACTCCGGACCAAGGTGCAACTGCTGGACGAGGTGCATGGACTGGCCCTCGGCCATGAGGCTCACCTGCAGCGGCTGCGGGAGAGCCCCCCATCTCCGCTCACCTCCCTGGCGCTGCTGGACGAGTATGTGGACCGACGGCTGCACCGACTCTGGGGGAACCTGCTGGATGGCGTCGAGCAGAAGCTGCAGGGTGTCCAGAATGCGTGCGACCTACAGGTGCAGGAGGTGCGGCAGCAGTTCGAGGAGGGCCAGGCGGCCAGCCGGAGGCTGCACCAGAGCCTGGATGGCCGGGAGCTGGCCCTGCGCCGGGAGCTCTCACAGCTGGGTACCCGGCTGCAGGGCTTGGGCGTGGCTGGCAGGGGCAGCTGCTGTGGCCAGCTGGCCTTGATCAGTACCCGCGTAGACAGCCTCGAGAGGAAGCTGCAGGCAGTGACCGAGGCCCAAAGGGGCCACAGCCCCCCCGACGGGAATGACCTCACACGGCTCTCTGCTGCCATGCTCGAGGGGGGCGTGGATGGGCTGCTGGAGGGCTTGGAGACCGTCAACAGCACAGAGGGTGGAGCCAGGGGCTGCTGTCTGGGGATGCAGGAGGGGGGCTGGGGTGTGCGTGGCTTCCACACCATGCTGGAAGAGCGCGTGCAGAGGCTGGAGGAACGCCTGCTGACGCTGGCTGGGGAGCCGAGCCACGATAGCGCTCCTGCAGGCAGATCGGCTCGCCCGCTCGTGCAGACGGAGCTGGCGGTGCTGGAACAACGGCTGGTTTCACTGGAGGCCTCGTGTACCCCTAGGACCACCCTAGCCATCCTGGACAATCTCGTGGCCGAAGTGAAGGCCTGGCAGAGCCGGAGCGAGGCCCTCCTACGCCAGGTGGCCAGCCATGCGGCCCTGCTCCAGAAGCTCAATGGCACCGTGGCTGAGGTCCAGGGGCAGCTGGCAGAAGCAGCGGGCAACTCCCTCCAAGGCGAGATCACCCTGCTCAAGGTCAACCTGAACTCTGTGAGCAAGTCGCTCACGGGCCTCAGTGACTCTGTCAGCCAGTATTCTGATGCCCTCTTGGCCGCCAACACATCCCTGGATGAGCGGGAACGCAAGGTGGAGGCTGAGGTCCACGCCATCCAGGAGCAGGTCAGCAGCCAAGGCTCGTGGCTTCGGGCCGGACACAGGCAGGTCCTGAGCCTGCGGGGGCAGCTGGAACAACTCAAGGCCGGCGTGGCCAGTGTGGCTGGCAGGCTGAGCCGCTGCCAGGACACGGCCCAGGAACTGCAGCTTGCGGTGGGTCACTTTGACCAGAGGGTGGCGCAAGTGGAAGGTACCTGTGGGAGGCTGGGCCTGCTGGCTGCGGGCCTGGACAGCTTGGCGGCTGAGTCCCTTGGGCCCAGGGAGGGCCTGTGGGACCACGTGGACCAGCTGAACCGCACGCTGGCCCAGCACGCAAAGGACATTGCCCGCCTCCGGGATGACCTGCTGGACTGCCGGGCCCAGCTGGCCGAGCAGGTCCGGGCAGGGCAGGCCGACTAG
- the LPIN3 gene encoding phosphatidate phosphatase LPIN3 isoform X2: protein MNYVGQLAETVFGKGLYRGLNPATLSGGIDVLVVRQADGSFRCSPFHVRFGKLGVLCSREKVVDIEINGEPVDLHMKLGDSGEAFFIQELESDVEDMPPHLCTSPIPWGGLSGFPSDSHLGTAREPEASIAGTASTGWKKKRRRRKPRRKEDAVAADSSSEELEAGTGSELSLLEKPRPEPPGSVQPEGEASPQPKDIYPYSDGERPPQASLSTGGLTSPKSDSELELRTPEPIPLRAESHMQWAWGRLPKPPEREETKTQSSGDVGLPPPSESWSWAALEAPACTGQPEGISRRKGSLKRSQHLGPSEIYLDDLPSLDSENAALYFPQSDCGLGARKWSEAGSQKSLGDYNPEPTRDTADTVVLSLSGGLADSGDISVEKFNQHIVSYQDLAQNPGLLDDPNLVVKINEKHYNWAVAASMILSLQAFQKNLPKSTVDKLEKEKMPRKGGRWWFSWRCRDFPAKECRVRREKTAARQQQLGEKTEAPSSEDDAPDSPILLEAPSPPLSPPAHTPTYKKSLRLSSNQIRRLNLQEGANEVVFSVTTQYQGTCRCRATIYLWKWDDRVIISDIDGTITKSDVLGHILPQLGKDWTHQGITSLYHKIHLNGYKFLYCSARAIGMADLTKGYLQWVSERGCGLPEGPILLSPSSLFSALHREVIEKKPEVFKIACLSDIQQLFLPQKQPFYAAFGNRPNDVTAYRQVGLPTSRIFTVNPRGELSQEFMKNHKSTYERLGEVAELFFPPVARGPSTDLASPEYSNFCYWREPLAPVDLDTLA from the exons ATGAACTACGTGGGGCAGCTGGCAGAGACTGTGTTTGGGAAGGGGCTGTACCGGGGCCTGAACCCGGCCACGCTGAGCGGGGGCATCGATGTGCTGGTGGTGAGGCAGGCGGACGGCTCCTTCCGGTGCTCGCCCTTCCACGTGCGCTTCGGCAAGCTGGGCGTCCTGTGCTCGCGGGAGAAGGTG GTAGACATCGAGATCAATGGGGAGCCAGTGGACTTGCACATGAAGCTGGGGGACAGCGGGGAGGCCTTCTTCATCCAGGAGCTGGAGAGCGATGTG GAAGACATGCCTCCCCACCTGTGCACATCACCCATCCCTTGGGGGGGCCTGTCTGGGTTCCCTTCGGACTCCCACCTGGGCACAGCCAGAGAGCCTGAGGCCAGCATCGCGGGCACAGCCTCCACGGGGTGGAAGAAGAAGCGTCGCAGGAGGAAACCCAGGCGGAAGGAGGACGCGGTGGCAGCCGATTCTAGTTCGGAGGAGCTGGAGGCAGGCACTGGGAGTGAGCTATCCCTGCTGGAAAAGCCGAGGCCGGAGCCCCCGGG CAGTGTCCAGCCAGAAGGAGAGGCCTCACCGCAGCCGAAAGACATCTACCCCTACTCCGATGGGGAGCGGCCCCCCCAGGCCAG CCTCTCAACGGGTGGGCTAACATCCCCCAAGAGTGACTCGGAGCTGGAGCTGCGGACCCCCGAACCCATCCCCCTGAGAGCTGAGTCCCACATGCAGTGGGCCTGGGGGAGGCTGCCTAAG ccccctgagagagaggaaaccaagactcagagttCCGGGGATGtgggcctccctcctccctctgagtCGTGGAGCTGGGCTGCTTTGGAGGCCCCCGCTTGCACAGGGCAGCCGGAGGGGATCTCCAGGAGGAAAG GCTCCCTGAAGAGAAGCCAGCACCTGGGCCCCAGTGAAATCTACCTGGATGACTTGCCCTCCCTGGATTCTGAGAATGCAGCCCTTTACTTCCCCCAGAG CGACTGTGGGCTGGGGGCCAGGAAGTGGAGTGAAGCCGGAAGCCAGAAGTCTCTGGGGGACTACAACCCAGAGCCCACTCGGGACACAGCGGACACAGTAGTGCTGTCCCTCTCGGGGGGGCTGGCTGACAGCGGAGACATCTCTGTGG AGAAGTTCAACCAGCACATCGTCTCCTACCAGGACCTCGCCCAAAACCCCGGCCTCCTGGACGACCCGAACCTGGTGGTGAAGATCAACGAGAA GCATTATAACTGGGCTGTAGCTGCCTCCATGATCCTCTCCCTGCAAGCTTTCCAGaaaaacttgcccaag AGCACCGTGGACAAgctggagaaggaaaagatgCCCCGGAAGGGAGGGCGGTGGTGGTTTTCCTGGCGATGCAGGGACTTTCCGGCCAAGGAG TGCAGAGTCCGGAGGGAGAAAACCGCAGCGCGGCAGCAGCAGCTGGG GGAGAAGACGGAAGCCCCGAGCAGTGAGGACGATGCCCCCGACAGCCCCATCCTTCTGgaggccccctccccacccctctcgcCTCCGGCCCACACTCCTACCTACAAGAAGTCCCTCCGCCTCTCCTCCAATCAGATT CGGCGCCTGAACCTGCAAGAAGGTGCCAACGAGGTGGTCTTCAGCGTGACCACCCAGTACCAGGGCACCTGCCGCTGTAGGGCCACCATCTACCTGTGGAAATGGGACGACAGGGTGATCATCTCAGACATTGATGGTACCATCACCAA GTCGGATGTCCTGGGCCACATTCTGCCCCAGCTGGGGAAAGACTGGACACATCAGGGCATCACTAGTCTCTACCACAAAATCCACCT AAATGGGTACAAGTTCCTGTACTGCTCGGCACGGGCCATCGGCATGGCTGACCTCACCAAGGGGTACCTGCAGTGGGTGAGCGAGCGGGGCTGTGGCCTCCCTGAGGGCCCCATCCTGctgtctcccagcagcctcttcTCTGCCCTGCACAG GGAGGTGATTGAGAAGAAGCCAGAGGTGTTCAAGATTGCCTGCCTGAGTGACATCCAGCAGCTCTTTCTGCCCCAGAAACAGCCCTTCTATGCCGCCTTTGGGAACAGGCCCAAT GATGTCACTGCCTACCGGCAGGTCGGCCTGCCTACATCCCGCATCTTCACAGTCAACCCCCGAGGAGAGCTCAGCCAGGAGTTCATGAAGAATCACAAGTCCAC GTACGAACGGCTCGGTGAGGTGGCTGAACTCTTCTTCCCACCTGTGGCCCGTGGCCCCAGCACAGATTTGGCCAGCCCCGAATACAGCAACTTCTGCTACTGGCGGGAGCCACTGGCCCCTGTGGACCTCGACACCTTGGCCTGA